The genomic stretch CAGTCGCAGAGTATTTCCATCGCTGGAATATCCCGTTTTGAAACAATAGCTGCCATGCTGGCCCGAGAAAAGCTGACCCAACTTCAGCTTGCAGGATTTTCCGAGCTGGATAACAGCACCGGTCAGTTTGAAGATGAATTTGCAGATTATTCCTGGCAGGCAGAAGTCAGGGAGTTAAGCGAGGATGAAACCGGTATAGTAGATTCGGACGGCATGCTCAAACTCGTCACCCTAGACGTTCGTCGCGGTGAGGATGAAAATCAAATCTTCACGGTTCGTTCGGTCATCATGACGGATATTGAGCCCGCTGAGGCAGAATGAGTTTTCCCTGCCCTAAAGAGTCTGGTTTCACCCTGCTGGAGATCATGCTGGCCGTGCTGATCCTCGGTCTGGTGGTGTCTATGGTAACGGTCTCTCTGTCTGGATCCATCAATGCTATTGATATCACCATGAAACAGGGAGGACTCTACTATCGGGCCCAGGTGGCAATGGAAAGAATCAGCGAGGATCTGACCTCTACCCTGCTCACAAGTGATATGGAATTCATCGGTGAACAAGGGGGCGGGAGCGGCGATCAATCCATCCTGCTCTCCTTTTCCTCTATGGCCCATCTTGTCCTTAACCGGGAAAATGACGCGCCAGGTATGGGCAGAATCAGCTATGCCGTGCAAACGGATCATGACGGTCACCTCCTTCTTCTGCGCAGCGATGTCCTCCAGCGCCCGACCGAAGACGGCAAAGGAACCAGCGAGGTTGAGGCTTTTATTCTCGCGGACAGGCTGCGCTCTGTCACCTTTACCTTTATTGATCATCAGGGTGAGGAACAGGAAAGCTGGAACACCACGGTTCAGCCAGGTGATGACAAGGCTGAAGCGGAACGCAGACTGCCTGCGGCAGTGACCTGTCGTCTAGAATTCTGGATAGATGAGGAAGAGGAACAAACACTCTCCTTTCAGACAACCGTGCTGCTGCCGACCGGGTTGATTCAAGCGAAACCAGAGGGAAGCTAATGTCTAAGGCTCTCCTCCGTGATCGTTCGGGCATGGCCTTGATACTGACCCTGCTGGCTGTTAGTTTTCTTGTCGCGGTCACGGTACGACTCAGCGCTTCAGTAAATCAGCAGATGCAGGCGGCGGCCAACCAGAGTACGGCTGTTCGCTTGGACGCCATGCTGCTGTCTGGGCTTAATCTTGCCCGAGCAGCCCTGCTGGCAGACCAGAAGGACAACGAAAATACTTCCGACAGCCAATTTGACAGCTGGGGGACCATTGATTCCGCTTTACTCAGTGAATTTTTTCCGGTACGCTGGATATCATAGTTACAGATCTGTCCGGTCGCTTACAGGCCAATGCCTTGTTTTGGACAGACAAAGAAAAAAAGAATGGAAAAAAAGCAAAAGGGCAAGAACAAGAAAAAGATATAGAAAAACTCCAGCGAAGCCTCTGGAAACGGTTCCTGCTCCTTGAAAATTTGGGTCTTGAGGATCTTGATGAAGATCAAGTCGCAATTATGCTGGACAGCCTAGTGGATTGGCTGGACCCAAATGATGAAAAAGAGGAAAACGGCGCAGAAAAAGAATTTTACAGCGACCTAGACCCTTCCTATATCCCGACCAACGGTCCCATGTCGCTGATAGAAAACTTGGTGCTTGTCAAAGGGTGGGGGCAAAAAATTCTTTACAGCGGACTAAAAAACAAGGATAATACCGCTTTAAATCTCATTGCCTGTTTGACCAATGGAGAGCAACCGGGTATGGTCAATATCAATACAGCGTCCGTACCGGTTCTGCAAGCCCTCCATGACAATATGACTGAAGAGCTCGCTGCCGACCTAGTGGCTTTCAGAGAGGATGAAGATAATAAAGAACTGCTCAAAGAGGCCGGTTGGTACCGAAATGTTCCAGGTTTTCCTAAAAATATTACCTTTGACCAAAACTTGATAACCACTGAAAGTAATTTGTTCAAAATAACTGTCATCGCTGCTGATAAAGGCCTCCAACGAACCGGCGAAGGGGTTATCCAGCGTAATGAAAATCAGGAGCAGGTTCTGCTTTACTGGAAGATACAATGAACAACAGCGTAACAAAAAGCTTAAGATCTCCTTCTGCACGTCCCTTTTACGCAGCTATGCAGCTCTACCCTATCATTTATTCCCCTTTCCCTTTCCCGCATTATGGACTTCCGTGTTGTGAACGGGGATACTCTTTCCTGAAAAACCGCATGCTGTAATGGCCCATCTCTCTTTTGGCATAGATATCAGCGATGATCTGCTGAGCGGGGTTGCTGTTGCCGGAAACGGTAAAGAAGCAAAAGCGGTTTCCTGCGCTTTTTGTCGCCTTGATCAGGACAACGAGCTGGCCCAACAGCTCCCTCTCCTGCTAGAAGAGCTGCAATGGTCACAAAAGGGACATTGCGACATAGGGCTTGCTCTTTCCGAACTGAGCCTGCGCAATATTTCCCTGCCCTTTGCTGATGACAAAAAAATCGAACAGATCCTCCCCTTTGAATTAGACGAGCAACTTCTGCTTCCTGTAGACCAACAGGTTCTTGCCACCAGTGCAACAATGGTGAACAAGGAAGAAGGGAAGACCCAACTGATGACAGCAGCCCTTGAAAAGGAAACCCTGTCACAGTATCTCTCGCTCTTTCATGAACAAGGGCTTGAACCGGACCGCATTAGTCCGACAGATTTCGTGCTGGCAGAGAGGTTAACTGGAAGTGACCGGGAAGCAGAAAATTTCCTACTCTTTTCCTGTGGCCTCTCCGCGACCACAATAACGGTTATCCATCAGGGGGCTGTTGTTTTCATGCGTCATATTGCCTCCCCAGCCGAGGTATTTACAGAAGTTCTTTTCTCTTTTGACGGCAATGAAGTGCATACTGGCTATCCCGATGCGGCAGAGCAGGCCGTGATTCGGATATGTCAAGCTGTTGAGCACAGTATAGATCTCTTCAAGCATCAATTCTCGCTCAATCTGCAACCTGATTATATCCTCCTGACTGGTCCCATGCTGCTTGGCCAAGGGTTTCAGGAAAAAATTGAGGCTGAAATAGGGCTACCTGTCAAGAGATCTAATCTGATACAAGCAGATACAGCCACTCTGTCAGCAAATATTGCCGGTCAGTGGAAGCCAGAAATCTTTGATCGGCCCCTTGCCCTTGCCTTGCAGGCTGGGTCCAGAAAAAAAACAGCTGCTTTCAACTTCCGTAAAAATGAATTTGCTCCACCCCATTATCTCCTGCGTTCGAAAAAACAGCTGGTAGGGGCCGCAGTGACCGCAGGCGTTCTCGTCCTGCTCTCCTTGGGATATCTTTTTGTCGATGCGCGACAATTGGACAAGAAACATGATAACCTTTCAAACCAAATGGTCGAGGTCTTCAAGACAAGTTTTCCTGGGATAAATCCAAGTGGAGACCCCCTGCTGCATATGCGCTCCAAGCTGCAAGGGATGGACACAGTCTCTGTTGCCATGCCCCTTTTCGATCAAGAAAAACGAATTCTTGTTATTCTGGCGGATATTTCTTCACGCATTCCCTCCACTGTTGAGCTGCATGTGACCCGGTTGGTTATTAATCAAAACTCGGTGGAGATCACCGGAACCACAGATTCCTACAACAGCGTCAATACAATCACAAGCCTACTGAGTAAATCCGAGCAGTATTCGGAGGTTAAGCCGGGCAAATCATCCAAGGCGAATGAGGGAATTCGTTTTGGAATTGAATTGCTCCTTGCAAAGGGGGACAACTCTTAATGGCCTCTTTGACGCAAAAAGACCGCCGTGCTTTGCTCATCGGTATTAGCGCGCTGGTTGTATTTATTTTGGTGCAGTTTGTTTTTTTTCCCCTGCTTGACCAGCGAAAACGGCTTGCAAAGGGCATCAGTATCAAAGAAAAAGGGTTGGCAGAAATGCGGGCCATGCAGACCGGAATCAGCCAACTCAGCCATCGGAGCGACACTCTTGAGCAACGAGTGGCCGAACGCCGGAAGGATTTCGATAAAAAAGAACATGGAACGCTTGACGTAACTATGTGGGTGATCAGCCTGATTCAGGCGGAAGAGGACGGTGTCTAAATCATGATAATGAGGCTCATTAAATTTTCAGGATACCTGCTCTATACCCTGGCTGTGCTGCTGTTTCTGCTCTGGTATAAATTCCCCGCTGATGCGCTTAAAAGCAGAATTGAAAAAGACCTGAATATGATGACTCCCACTCTGCAATGGGTTGTGAAGGAGATAGCCCTACTCCCCCCCTTTAATGTGCAGCTGCGTAATATCAGTCTCACCGGGAAGGAAGAAAAAAAGGTCATGTTTGTTGTCAAAACGATGAATCTGCGCCCGGACCTTATGATCTGGAAAAAAACAGGGGATATTGCGGCAAAATACACGCTCAATCTCCTCGACGGAACAATAGCTGGCCGCTTAGGACTAGCAAAAGATCGAAACGCTCTTGAGTATGATGGGACAATACAGGCGATCAGGATAGACAATAAGGAGTTGGCCTTTATCCAGCAGGAATATCAAAGAACTATTCGCGGCACCTTATCCGGCAATTTTTCTGGGGTACGGAAGCTGAAAAAAAGTACACATACCTTGCAGGGGAAATTTATTTTTGCAAAAGGAGAAATCGGCCTGCAACAGCCAGTTATGGGGATGGAACAGCTGGATTTTGACAGCATTGAGACCGAACTCAATTTTGCCGAAGGAACAATATCGTTGAGCCGGGGCAGGATAACATCGCCTGTTTTTGCCGCGAATTTTAAAGGCCGTCTGCACACCACTGTTCCCTGTCGTCTTTCCCGCATTCAGTTAACAGGCTCTTTTCAGCCCGGGCAGAAATTTACAGATTCTGTTGACAGTCCTTCACTTGTTCGTATGCTCAAAAAGGAGCCCAGAAAGTCGACCTTCCTTTTACCGTTAACGGGCTCTTACACAAGCCAGGGATAGTTTTTACCAGCCTTCCCCTGCATTTAACAAACAGATGGGCCTGCAAAGAAAACAGCTGCGGCAATTGCCCAAAAGGAGCCGGTAAAATGGTCCGAGTCCTCGCAATCCTGGCTGGTATTTTTTGGCAGCATACGTGGCTGTCCACTTGGGGTATGCCAGGCTAGAAAAAGAATTGCTGGGCCGTAGTTGCTGCGTCATAGCAGAGCCAGTGGTTCCTGAGCCCGGTAATCAGGGAGAAGAGAAAGTAAAAACGAGCCAACCGTCGCAGGCGAGTTCGACAAATTCCTTGACCGGCAAACCGCAAGCTCAGAGTACCTACAATGGCCAGAATTCGGAAGAACAGAGATCAGCATCGTTACCAGCTGAGGGACAATCGGTTAATAACAAAAATCCAGATTTTCAGGTGATCATCCGCCGCAATATTTTTCAGCTTGTTCAGGAAGAACAGCCGATAAACACGGACCCGCAGCCTGTGGCGGCAAAGGAAACAACACCGGAGGAAGTTCCCACAACATTGAACCTGACTCTCCTAGGGACTGTACTTGGTGATGAACATACCTCTCGAGCAATTATCATTGAGGAAAAACAAAACGAGCAAAAACTCTACCAGATTGGTGATGCTGTGCAAGGAGCCATTATCGAATCTATTGAGCGCGGCAAGGTCGTCCTTGAGGTGTTCGGGGCCAAGGAAACCCTGATGATGAAAAAACGAGAAGGTGGCGGCCCCGGCCCACCCCGACTACCCAATCGTGTTTCCAAGCCTCAACCTCGGCCCGCCCCTACGCCGATGGAAGATAACATTGAAGACCTTAACGAAGATGAGCTTGTTGAAGAAAAGCAGGTGCGTACTTCCCGAAAGCCCCCTTCTATCCGGCCCCATCGCCGAATAAATTTCCGGCGTAATCCGATCCGTAATGTCACGCCTGATATGGGGGCAGAAGAAGAAGAAATGATGAATGAAGAAGAGGGAGCAGAACTACCGATTCTTGATGAAGAATTACCTCCTTTGGATTGATGATATCAGGCCGGAACCAGGACGTAACGCTCTGCAGGAGTCCGGCATAATTATGTAGGGCAGACCTGCGTGTCTGTCCGGTATAAAAGGGCGAACATAGAGGTTCGCCCCTACGGCATTCGGCATAAGGTTTTTTTTGTTGAATCCCTCATGTCAATCGTTTTCTGAATCGCAGGATACTATGAAAATTTCTTTATCGTTATTACCTACAGGCTGCATCACCGTTGGCATCACCGTGCTGCTTTTTTTGTTCACCGGCCTGCCCAACTCCTTTGCAGAGACTGCTGAACAAAACGAAGATAACGGACAGCAATATGTAACCATTGATTTCACTGATGTTGATATTAATATTTTTATAAAATACATCAGTGAGCTGACCGGCAAGAACTTCATTGTTGATCGTACAGTTAAAGGTAAGGTTACGGTCATATCCCCTACCCGAATGACAGTGGAAGATGCCTACCAAGTTTTTGACTCTGTGCTAGAAGTCCACGGATTCACCACGATTCCCAGCGGTCCTGTCATAAAAATCGTCCCATCTGTTCAGGCTCGGTCCAAGAGCATTCCCACTATCAGAGAAGGCGAAAAAACTTCTTCATCAGATAAAGTGGTCACGCGGATTATTCCGATGAAGCACTCTGACCCTGCTGAACTCAAAAAAATACTTACCCCGCTACTTTCGAAAACCAGCAACGTCATTGCTCAC from Candidatus Electrothrix communis encodes the following:
- a CDS encoding type II secretion system protein; the encoded protein is MFFSKNSRKKSSQTGFTLLEVMVAVAIIAMSFVSLLGSQSQSISIAGISRFETIAAMLAREKLTQLQLAGFSELDNSTGQFEDEFADYSWQAEVRELSEDETGIVDSDGMLKLVTLDVRRGEDENQIFTVRSVIMTDIEPAEAE
- a CDS encoding type II secretion system protein, with the protein product MSFPCPKESGFTLLEIMLAVLILGLVVSMVTVSLSGSINAIDITMKQGGLYYRAQVAMERISEDLTSTLLTSDMEFIGEQGGGSGDQSILLSFSSMAHLVLNRENDAPGMGRISYAVQTDHDGHLLLLRSDVLQRPTEDGKGTSEVEAFILADRLRSVTFTFIDHQGEEQESWNTTVQPGDDKAEAERRLPAAVTCRLEFWIDEEEEQTLSFQTTVLLPTGLIQAKPEGS
- a CDS encoding type II secretion system protein GspK; this translates as MFWTDKEKKNGKKAKGQEQEKDIEKLQRSLWKRFLLLENLGLEDLDEDQVAIMLDSLVDWLDPNDEKEENGAEKEFYSDLDPSYIPTNGPMSLIENLVLVKGWGQKILYSGLKNKDNTALNLIACLTNGEQPGMVNINTASVPVLQALHDNMTEELAADLVAFREDEDNKELLKEAGWYRNVPGFPKNITFDQNLITTESNLFKITVIAADKGLQRTGEGVIQRNENQEQVLLYWKIQ
- the gspL gene encoding type II secretion system protein GspL, with amino-acid sequence MAHLSFGIDISDDLLSGVAVAGNGKEAKAVSCAFCRLDQDNELAQQLPLLLEELQWSQKGHCDIGLALSELSLRNISLPFADDKKIEQILPFELDEQLLLPVDQQVLATSATMVNKEEGKTQLMTAALEKETLSQYLSLFHEQGLEPDRISPTDFVLAERLTGSDREAENFLLFSCGLSATTITVIHQGAVVFMRHIASPAEVFTEVLFSFDGNEVHTGYPDAAEQAVIRICQAVEHSIDLFKHQFSLNLQPDYILLTGPMLLGQGFQEKIEAEIGLPVKRSNLIQADTATLSANIAGQWKPEIFDRPLALALQAGSRKKTAAFNFRKNEFAPPHYLLRSKKQLVGAAVTAGVLVLLSLGYLFVDARQLDKKHDNLSNQMVEVFKTSFPGINPSGDPLLHMRSKLQGMDTVSVAMPLFDQEKRILVILADISSRIPSTVELHVTRLVINQNSVEITGTTDSYNSVNTITSLLSKSEQYSEVKPGKSSKANEGIRFGIELLLAKGDNS
- the gspN gene encoding type II secretion system protein GspN, with amino-acid sequence MIMRLIKFSGYLLYTLAVLLFLLWYKFPADALKSRIEKDLNMMTPTLQWVVKEIALLPPFNVQLRNISLTGKEEKKVMFVVKTMNLRPDLMIWKKTGDIAAKYTLNLLDGTIAGRLGLAKDRNALEYDGTIQAIRIDNKELAFIQQEYQRTIRGTLSGNFSGVRKLKKSTHTLQGKFIFAKGEIGLQQPVMGMEQLDFDSIETELNFAEGTISLSRGRITSPVFAANFKGRLHTTVPCRLSRIQLTGSFQPGQKFTDSVDSPSLVRMLKKEPRKSTFLLPLTGSYTSQG
- a CDS encoding type II secretion system protein N, with product MAAYVAVHLGYARLEKELLGRSCCVIAEPVVPEPGNQGEEKVKTSQPSQASSTNSLTGKPQAQSTYNGQNSEEQRSASLPAEGQSVNNKNPDFQVIIRRNIFQLVQEEQPINTDPQPVAAKETTPEEVPTTLNLTLLGTVLGDEHTSRAIIIEEKQNEQKLYQIGDAVQGAIIESIERGKVVLEVFGAKETLMMKKREGGGPGPPRLPNRVSKPQPRPAPTPMEDNIEDLNEDELVEEKQVRTSRKPPSIRPHRRINFRRNPIRNVTPDMGAEEEEMMNEEEGAELPILDEELPPLD